A window of Bacillota bacterium genomic DNA:
CAGCCACCGCGGTTTCCCAAATACATTGGAGATAATCAAACCAAACACCAAAGCCCAGATCACATCGCTGAATCCGTAATGCTTGAGCGTTTCCTGATTGCCGAGAACATAAGCGAGTACTGCCAGCACAAAGACCACAGGAAAGCCGATGAGAAACCGGCCCGCTTCCTTACTGCTCCGGTTGATTACTCCATAAGCGATGGCCGCGATTACCGCCAGAAAAACACCCAGCGCCAAAAGACCGGGAATGAGATCCAGCGGCAGTGCGTCGCCAATGTTTGTGCTCCAACCTTTGAGGCGCGGCACTGCTGTGATTACACCGACTGACGCCAGAACAATGAGAAAAGCTCCCAACCACACTGTCCACCAGTCCTCGGTGCGAAACAGGAAACCAAGATTAAATCTCTTTTTTGCTGCCATTTCATCATGCAAAGCCTCATCCCTCCAGTACACGAGTACTATATTGCTCTATCCTATGCAGGTCAAAATGAAGTGTGTGTGAAAATTCTCGTGTTAGGGAGTTGAAAAAAGGCAGTTCATATGGTAAATTACATGAAAATATGCAGAACAATAATGATGGTGGGAGGAAACGGCAGTGCGGATTGCAACTTTAGGGCCTAAAGGCACTTTTTCAGAAGAGGCTGCCCTGATTTACCAGCAGAGAATGACAGGACGAACAGAGCCGGAGAAAATTGATTTTTTCAGCATTCCCGAATGCCTGCAGCGCGTTGAGTCATATCTTGCTGAGCGGGCGGTTCTGCCTGCAGAAAACATGGTTGACGGTATTATCGGCATTACTTTTGATTCCCTGATTGAGTTCCATGATTTTGTTAAAGTGTGCGATGAGGTTCACGTTAAGATTAAGTATGTCTTATGCGGTCAAATGGAAAGCTTGGACCAAGTAGATAAGGTCTTTTCTCATCCATCGGCTCTTAATCAGTGTGTGCACAATCTGGAGAAGCTGCTGCCCGGGCGACTGCAGGTTCCCATTTCGTCCACGGCTGAAGCAGCGGTGAAAGCTCTCGAAGATCCACGGGCCGCAGCCCTGTGCTCACCAAGAACAGCGGAGGAATACGGGCTCAAGATCCTCCATGAGAATCTGGCTGATTATCCCAACAATCAAACAAGGTTCTTTGTATGCGGTCTGACCGACAGTCCCCCAACTGGCAGTGATCGGACGCTGCTTGCTGTCCGATTCGGAGAAAACCGACCGGGTCAGCTGCATGAAATCACCGGGTATTTTGCAGAAAACGGCATCGATTTGACATTTGTCCAGTCTCGACCTTACAAAGTGCGGCCGCAGGAGTATGTGCTGCTCTTTGAAATGATTGGCCATAAATCGGACCCAAAACTGAAAAATGCGCTCCAGCAGGTTGAGCAGAAAGTCCGCTCTTCTAACGGCTGGAAAAAGGTGCTGGGAAGTTACCCCCGGCAGGAATAAACTCTTGTCACGGATAAATATTTTTGTTAGACTATGAAGGTTAGGAAAGGAGGGACCGGCTTTGCTGCAAGAACTAGTGACCTCCTGTTTTTTAATTGTAGCGGCCGAGATGGGAGATAAATCACAGATATTAGCAATGACTTTTGCCACCAAATACTCGATCCGCCAAGTAATGTTAGGTGTTTCCATTGGTGCACTGCTCAATCACGGCATTGCAGTTGCACTGGGTTCCTCCCTACCTAAACTTATTTCCTTAGA
This region includes:
- a CDS encoding ACT domain-containing protein; translation: MRIATLGPKGTFSEEAALIYQQRMTGRTEPEKIDFFSIPECLQRVESYLAERAVLPAENMVDGIIGITFDSLIEFHDFVKVCDEVHVKIKYVLCGQMESLDQVDKVFSHPSALNQCVHNLEKLLPGRLQVPISSTAEAAVKALEDPRAAALCSPRTAEEYGLKILHENLADYPNNQTRFFVCGLTDSPPTGSDRTLLAVRFGENRPGQLHEITGYFAENGIDLTFVQSRPYKVRPQEYVLLFEMIGHKSDPKLKNALQQVEQKVRSSNGWKKVLGSYPRQE